In Cytophagia bacterium CHB2, one genomic interval encodes:
- a CDS encoding OmpA family protein: protein EKVYRTLRDFPELAFEIRGYADNTGEAEQNFYISHARAQAIYNYLVAKGISRDRLRCAGFGESNAIASNNSAEGRAQNRRIELYRLH from the coding sequence GGAGAAAGTCTACCGCACGCTGCGTGATTTTCCGGAATTGGCGTTTGAGATTCGCGGTTATGCCGATAATACCGGCGAGGCTGAGCAGAATTTTTACATCTCGCACGCGCGCGCGCAGGCGATTTACAATTATCTCGTGGCGAAGGGCATTTCACGCGATCGTTTGCGTTGCGCCGGCTTCGGCGAGTCGAATGCCATTGCCTCGAACAACAGCGCCGAAGGCCGCGCCCAAAACCG